In one Nitrospira sp. CR1.1 genomic region, the following are encoded:
- a CDS encoding citramalate synthase has protein sequence MLTLTAAQASALEIYDTTLRDGAQAEDVSFSVEDKLRVAQQLDELGVHFIEGGWPGANPKDIEFFRQIKTLPLRNATIVAFGSTRKASNPVRKDKNLQALLDSGTPTITLFGKSWSFQVTDALGIALAKNLELIEDSIHYLRSKDRRVFYDAEHFFDGYKANPEYALQTIRRAIAGGAERVILCDTNGGTMPWEIREICRVVKQECPVPLGIHAHNDSEMAVANSLVAVESGILQVQGTINGIGERCGNANLCSIIPNLQLKMQRPALGSKLTRLKDVSGFVTEIANLMPNKRQPYVGDAAFAHKGGVHIHAVLKNAATYEHIDPAVVGNRRRILVSDYAGRSGLMEKVEAYGISLTKNHAKLQELVETLKERESQGYQFEGAEGSFELLMRKAMGSHRPSFQLLGFRVIVEKKQEHGLLLSEATVMVKVGDVVEHTAAVGAGPVNALDHALRKALEKFYPQLREVKLLDYKVRVLSADKGTESKVRVLIESGDHKDKWGTVGVSENIMEASWQALADSIEYKLLLAGR, from the coding sequence GTGCTGACGCTCACCGCCGCGCAGGCTTCCGCACTCGAGATCTACGATACGACCTTGCGCGATGGGGCTCAGGCGGAGGACGTCAGTTTCTCGGTTGAGGATAAGCTTCGCGTCGCGCAACAGCTCGATGAACTCGGTGTGCACTTCATCGAGGGCGGATGGCCTGGGGCGAATCCCAAAGACATTGAGTTCTTTCGACAAATCAAAACCCTGCCGCTTCGGAATGCGACTATCGTGGCGTTCGGCTCGACGCGAAAGGCCAGCAATCCGGTCCGGAAAGACAAAAATCTTCAGGCACTGCTGGATTCGGGTACGCCGACCATCACGCTCTTCGGAAAGAGTTGGTCCTTTCAGGTCACGGATGCCCTGGGCATTGCGCTTGCCAAGAATTTGGAACTCATCGAGGATTCCATCCACTACCTGCGTTCCAAAGATCGGCGCGTATTCTATGACGCGGAACATTTTTTTGACGGGTATAAGGCCAATCCCGAGTATGCGCTGCAGACCATCCGTCGTGCCATCGCCGGCGGCGCCGAGCGGGTCATTCTGTGCGACACGAACGGCGGCACGATGCCCTGGGAGATTCGGGAAATTTGCCGGGTCGTGAAGCAGGAGTGCCCGGTACCCTTGGGCATCCACGCGCACAATGACAGCGAAATGGCCGTGGCCAATTCACTGGTCGCCGTGGAGTCGGGAATTTTGCAGGTGCAGGGCACGATCAACGGAATCGGCGAGCGGTGCGGCAATGCCAATCTCTGTTCCATCATCCCAAATCTACAGTTGAAAATGCAGCGCCCGGCACTCGGCAGCAAACTGACACGTCTGAAAGATGTCTCAGGATTTGTGACGGAGATCGCCAATCTGATGCCCAATAAGCGGCAACCCTATGTCGGGGATGCGGCATTTGCGCACAAGGGAGGCGTGCATATTCATGCGGTCCTCAAAAATGCGGCCACCTACGAGCACATTGATCCTGCCGTTGTGGGGAATCGTCGCCGGATTCTGGTCTCCGATTATGCGGGACGCAGCGGATTAATGGAAAAGGTCGAGGCCTACGGCATTTCGTTGACGAAGAATCATGCGAAGCTCCAGGAGCTTGTCGAGACGCTCAAGGAGCGTGAAAGCCAGGGGTATCAATTCGAAGGCGCCGAAGGGTCCTTTGAATTGTTGATGCGCAAAGCGATGGGGAGCCATCGTCCGTCCTTTCAGTTGCTGGGCTTCCGGGTGATCGTCGAAAAGAAGCAGGAACATGGGCTTCTGCTGTCGGAAGCGACGGTCATGGTGAAGGTCGGGGACGTGGTCGAACATACGGCGGCGGTCGGAGCCGGACCTGTGAATGCGTTGGACCATGCGCTGCGCAAAGCGTTGGAGAAATTTTATCCGCAGCTTCGTGAAGTGAAACTGCTCGACTACAAGGTGCGCGTGTTGTCTGCGGACAAGGGCACGGAATCGAAGGTGCGCGTGTTGATTGAATCAGGGGATCATAAAGACAAGTGGGGGACGGTCGGGGTCTCAGAAAATATTATGGAAGCCAGTTGGCAGGCGCTGGCCGACAGCATCGAGTACAAATTGCTCCTTGCCGGTCGCTGA